The proteins below are encoded in one region of Shewanella algae:
- a CDS encoding paraquat-inducible protein A: MKARKQIQGKDMGLCTCPACKKLNLIEDEYCSRCQNPLRLRDETSLQKSWALLITAAILLIPANIYPITMLTKQGKVTYDTIFSGITHLVQSDMLPIAIIVFTASILVPWLKIIGLAFYLTAISFNLPIPKRPLMAGFHIIEWIGRWSMLDLFVISITVALVNMGQLLDAKPAPAATAFALVILFTQLAAKVLDTRLLWDQLDTEDDANRKA; this comes from the coding sequence ATGAAAGCTAGAAAGCAGATCCAGGGCAAAGACATGGGCCTGTGCACCTGCCCTGCCTGCAAGAAACTCAACCTGATAGAGGATGAGTACTGCAGCCGCTGCCAAAACCCACTCAGGCTAAGGGACGAAACCAGTCTGCAAAAAAGCTGGGCCTTGCTGATCACTGCAGCCATCTTGTTGATCCCAGCCAACATCTATCCCATTACCATGCTCACCAAACAGGGCAAGGTCACCTACGACACCATTTTTTCCGGCATCACCCATCTGGTACAGTCGGACATGTTACCCATCGCCATCATAGTCTTTACCGCCAGTATTCTGGTGCCCTGGCTGAAGATTATCGGCCTCGCTTTCTATCTGACGGCGATCAGTTTCAACCTGCCTATCCCCAAACGGCCACTGATGGCCGGGTTTCATATCATAGAATGGATTGGACGCTGGTCTATGCTGGATCTGTTTGTAATATCCATTACCGTTGCCCTGGTTAATATGGGGCAATTGCTGGACGCCAAGCCGGCGCCGGCAGCAACTGCGTTTGCCTTGGTCATCCTCTTTACCCAACTTGCGGCCAAGGTGTTGGACACACGTTTACTTTGGGATCAACTGGACACAGAAGATGACGCAAATCGAAAAGCCTAA
- the prc gene encoding carboxy terminal-processing peptidase, producing the protein MRKFILAASIASVFMGAQALAISPAVPVSELPHLQQEPQHKVASKRITGLFSRSHYHRFDLDDAFSQQIFKRFLEQLDYRRNVLLQSDIDSFKVYANQFDDMVRSGDLEPAYKMYDLVQQRRYERFAYALSLLDKEMDFNQAGDAYVFDRKDAAWPKDEAELNELWRQRVKYDALNLKLTGKEWPEIVDVLGKRYNNAIKRLKQTNSEDVFQGLMNAFARSVEPHTSYLSPRNAERFQMEMNLSLEGIGAVLQMEDDYTVIKSLVAGGPAALSEKLAPEDRIVGVGQEGKEMVDVIGWRLDDVVDLIKGPKGSKVTLQVLPKKGGSNAKPINVTVVRDKIRLEDRAATSKIVEPETGPYAQRKIGVIQIPGFYMDLSRDVAKELQTLNEAKVEGVIIDLRGNGGGALTEATLLTGLFIDQGPVVQIRDANGRISENRDNDGKSYYDGPLTVMVDRYSASASEIFAAALQDYGRALIIGESTFGKGTVQQHKSLGRIYDLYEKPVGHVQYTIAKFYRINGGSTQLKGVTPDIPFPSALEPGEYGEAEEDNALPWDKVPVAKYQPLGEIGAEMVSNLAKRHESRIKQDVEFGYILQDIGEFKKHHKEKSVSLVESERLAEQDKDDQKQLARLNERRVDHGLEPLKSLDDDENVSEDEKKIETPDAFLDEAVYITLDMVDYQRLAKNSAN; encoded by the coding sequence ATGCGAAAATTTATTCTTGCTGCATCGATCGCCAGTGTCTTTATGGGAGCCCAGGCGCTGGCTATCTCACCGGCAGTCCCGGTCAGCGAGTTACCCCATTTGCAACAGGAGCCGCAACACAAGGTTGCCAGTAAACGGATAACCGGCCTGTTCAGTCGCTCCCATTATCACAGATTCGATCTGGATGATGCCTTCTCACAGCAGATCTTCAAACGCTTTCTTGAACAACTCGACTACCGCCGCAATGTATTGTTGCAGAGCGATATCGACAGTTTTAAGGTTTATGCCAATCAGTTTGACGATATGGTACGCAGCGGCGATCTGGAACCGGCGTACAAGATGTACGATCTGGTGCAGCAGCGCCGTTACGAGCGTTTTGCCTATGCCTTGAGTCTGCTCGACAAAGAGATGGACTTTAATCAGGCCGGCGATGCTTATGTCTTTGATCGTAAAGATGCCGCCTGGCCCAAAGACGAGGCCGAGCTCAACGAGCTGTGGCGTCAGCGGGTCAAGTACGATGCCCTCAACCTCAAGCTGACCGGTAAAGAGTGGCCGGAGATTGTTGATGTGCTGGGTAAGCGCTACAACAACGCCATCAAACGCTTGAAGCAAACCAACAGTGAAGACGTGTTCCAGGGGCTGATGAATGCATTTGCCCGCAGTGTCGAGCCGCACACCAGTTACCTGTCTCCCCGTAATGCCGAACGTTTCCAGATGGAGATGAACCTGAGCCTGGAAGGGATAGGCGCCGTATTGCAGATGGAAGATGACTACACAGTTATCAAGAGTCTGGTGGCCGGTGGTCCTGCTGCGCTGAGTGAGAAGCTGGCGCCTGAAGACAGAATTGTCGGTGTAGGTCAGGAAGGCAAGGAGATGGTCGATGTTATCGGCTGGCGTCTGGATGATGTAGTCGACCTGATCAAAGGCCCTAAAGGTAGCAAGGTGACTCTGCAGGTGCTGCCCAAGAAAGGCGGCTCCAATGCCAAACCCATCAATGTGACTGTGGTGCGGGACAAAATTCGTCTCGAAGACAGGGCGGCGACTTCCAAGATAGTCGAGCCGGAAACCGGTCCTTACGCTCAGCGTAAAATTGGTGTTATCCAGATCCCCGGCTTCTATATGGACTTATCCCGCGATGTGGCCAAGGAGTTGCAAACACTCAATGAAGCCAAGGTTGAAGGTGTGATTATTGACTTGCGTGGTAACGGTGGTGGCGCCTTGACCGAAGCGACTTTGCTTACCGGGCTGTTTATCGATCAGGGGCCTGTGGTGCAAATTCGTGACGCCAACGGTCGCATCAGCGAAAACCGTGACAACGATGGCAAGAGCTATTATGACGGTCCACTCACAGTGATGGTTGACCGTTACTCGGCCTCGGCATCGGAAATTTTTGCCGCTGCGCTGCAGGATTATGGCCGCGCCTTGATTATCGGTGAGTCTACCTTCGGTAAAGGCACAGTGCAGCAGCACAAGAGCCTTGGCCGTATCTACGACCTGTATGAAAAGCCGGTTGGCCATGTGCAGTACACTATAGCCAAGTTCTACCGTATTAATGGTGGCAGCACTCAGTTGAAAGGTGTGACTCCGGATATTCCGTTCCCCAGTGCGTTGGAGCCGGGGGAATATGGTGAGGCGGAAGAAGACAATGCACTGCCATGGGATAAGGTGCCTGTAGCCAAGTACCAGCCTTTGGGTGAAATCGGCGCAGAGATGGTCAGCAATCTTGCGAAACGCCACGAGAGTCGGATTAAGCAGGACGTCGAGTTCGGTTATATACTGCAGGACATCGGCGAGTTCAAGAAACACCATAAAGAGAAGAGTGTTTCTCTGGTGGAAAGTGAGCGCTTGGCCGAGCAGGATAAGGACGATCAGAAACAGTTGGCCCGCCTCAACGAACGTCGGGTTGACCATGGTCTCGAACCCTTGAAGTCTCTGGATGATGATGAAAATGTCTCCGAAGACGAGAAGAAAATCGAGACTCCGGATGCCTTCCTCGATGAAGCCGTCTATATCACTCTGGATATGGTGGACTATCAGAGATTGGCAAAAAACAGCGCAAATTGA
- the pepN gene encoding aminopeptidase N, with product MSEAQTLSPQQLQAKHLADYRPPAFLIPELSLSFQLEPKQTRVTAVSRVKRNGSHNEPLQLDGDELELEQLLVNGEPADYRLEPGKLLLETELNEFELTLVTRISPADNSALEGLYMSDGAYCTQCEAEGFRRITYFLDRPDVLAKYQVRIEADKAFPFLLSNGNLLEKGEMADGRHFAVWKDPFPKPAYLFALVAGDFDLLEDSFTTRSGREVKLQVFVDKGNLHKAGHAMASLKKAMAWDESRFDLEYDLDIYMVVAVDFFNMGAMENKGLNIFNTKYVLADKDTATDDDFHGIESVIGHEYFHNWTGNRVTCRDWFQLSLKEGLTVFRDQEFSSDLGSRAVNRIHAIKVIKNQQFAEDSGPMSHPIRPESVIEMNNFYTVTVYNKGAEVIRMMHTLLGEQAFQAGMKLYFERHDGQAVTCDDFVAAMEDASGKDLTQFRLWYSQAGTPQVTVTDEYEASTETYRLHLKQFTPVRAGEAAKAALHIPFSLELLGNDGNALVNQVFDFTQAEQTLEFKDISARPIPSLLQDFSAPVKLKYDYSTVQLLCLLRHAGSEVARWEAAMSLFSRAVWANVTLLEQEQGMHLDPRVVDGFRGVILDEALDKGLAAEILKLLSVSSLIEQADKVELDALLLARDFVIEAIATGCEDELLARYRQLLPLDEAAARSLKNTLLWLLAKVSDEHESLIEQQFASASGMTDALGALLAANDADCDCRNTLMQAFEQRWNQTPLVMDKWFSLQAMAEDDEVIARLETLLQHPAFSLNNPNRVRSLVGSFATANVRQFHRQDGKGYAFLTVMLKQLNSLNPQVAARIITPLIQFAKFDAGRQAKMKACLQELLAMPELSRDLYEKVSRALED from the coding sequence ATGTCTGAAGCACAAACCCTTTCCCCGCAACAACTGCAGGCCAAGCACCTGGCCGATTATCGTCCACCGGCGTTTTTGATCCCCGAACTGTCACTCTCATTTCAGCTTGAACCCAAGCAAACCCGAGTGACGGCCGTCAGCCGGGTAAAGCGCAACGGCAGTCACAATGAGCCTCTGCAGCTTGACGGTGACGAGTTGGAGCTGGAGCAGCTGTTGGTTAATGGTGAACCGGCCGACTATCGCCTCGAGCCGGGTAAACTACTGCTTGAAACCGAACTCAACGAATTTGAATTGACTCTGGTGACTCGCATCAGCCCGGCCGATAACTCGGCACTGGAAGGCCTGTACATGTCCGATGGCGCCTATTGCACTCAGTGCGAGGCGGAAGGTTTCAGGCGCATCACTTATTTTCTCGACCGTCCCGATGTGCTGGCCAAATACCAGGTACGTATCGAAGCCGACAAGGCGTTTCCTTTCCTGCTTTCCAACGGCAACTTGCTGGAAAAAGGGGAGATGGCCGATGGTCGTCATTTCGCCGTCTGGAAAGACCCTTTCCCTAAACCCGCTTACCTGTTTGCCTTGGTTGCCGGTGACTTTGACCTGCTGGAAGACAGCTTTACCACCCGCTCCGGCAGAGAGGTCAAACTGCAGGTGTTTGTCGACAAGGGCAACCTGCACAAGGCCGGACACGCCATGGCTTCACTTAAAAAGGCGATGGCCTGGGACGAGTCACGCTTTGATCTCGAGTACGATCTCGATATCTACATGGTGGTGGCTGTGGACTTCTTCAACATGGGCGCCATGGAAAACAAGGGCCTGAATATCTTCAACACCAAGTATGTGTTGGCGGATAAAGACACGGCGACCGATGATGACTTTCACGGTATAGAATCTGTGATTGGCCACGAATATTTCCACAACTGGACCGGCAACCGGGTAACTTGCCGCGATTGGTTCCAATTGAGCCTGAAAGAGGGCCTGACCGTATTTCGCGATCAGGAATTCAGCTCAGATCTCGGCTCCCGGGCCGTCAACCGTATTCATGCCATCAAGGTCATCAAGAACCAGCAGTTCGCCGAGGATTCTGGTCCGATGTCGCATCCTATTCGCCCCGAAAGCGTGATAGAGATGAATAATTTCTACACAGTCACTGTTTACAACAAGGGCGCCGAAGTGATCCGCATGATGCACACCCTGCTGGGTGAGCAGGCCTTCCAGGCAGGGATGAAGCTCTATTTCGAGCGCCACGACGGCCAGGCGGTTACCTGTGATGACTTTGTCGCCGCTATGGAAGATGCCTCAGGTAAAGATCTTACTCAATTCCGCCTTTGGTATAGCCAGGCGGGCACCCCTCAAGTGACAGTGACCGATGAGTATGAGGCAAGCACAGAGACTTACCGCCTGCACCTCAAACAGTTCACCCCAGTGCGCGCCGGTGAAGCGGCCAAGGCAGCGTTGCATATTCCGTTCAGCCTGGAACTGCTGGGCAATGACGGCAACGCCTTGGTCAACCAAGTGTTTGATTTTACCCAGGCCGAGCAGACTCTGGAGTTTAAGGATATCAGTGCCCGTCCGATCCCTTCGCTGTTGCAGGACTTTTCGGCGCCGGTGAAGCTCAAGTATGACTACAGCACAGTGCAGCTGCTCTGCTTACTGCGCCATGCCGGCAGTGAAGTGGCCCGCTGGGAAGCGGCGATGAGTCTCTTCAGCCGCGCTGTTTGGGCCAATGTGACTTTACTTGAACAAGAGCAGGGGATGCATCTGGATCCTCGGGTTGTCGACGGCTTCAGAGGTGTGATACTGGACGAAGCTTTGGATAAGGGCCTTGCGGCCGAAATTCTCAAGCTGCTTTCAGTGTCTTCCTTGATTGAGCAGGCCGATAAGGTTGAATTGGATGCCCTGTTGCTGGCTCGCGACTTTGTGATTGAAGCCATCGCCACTGGCTGTGAAGATGAGCTGCTGGCCCGTTATCGTCAATTGCTGCCACTGGATGAGGCTGCCGCCCGCAGTTTGAAAAACACCCTGCTTTGGCTGCTGGCCAAAGTCTCTGATGAGCATGAGTCTTTGATTGAACAGCAGTTTGCATCGGCCTCTGGCATGACAGATGCGCTGGGCGCGCTGCTTGCCGCCAATGATGCCGATTGTGATTGCCGCAATACCCTGATGCAGGCATTCGAGCAGCGCTGGAACCAGACCCCTCTGGTGATGGACAAGTGGTTCAGCCTGCAGGCGATGGCCGAAGATGATGAGGTGATCGCCAGACTCGAGACCCTGTTGCAACATCCGGCTTTTAGTCTGAATAATCCCAACCGGGTTCGTTCCCTGGTGGGCAGTTTTGCTACGGCCAATGTGCGCCAATTCCACCGCCAGGACGGCAAGGGATATGCTTTCCTTACCGTCATGCTCAAACAGCTCAATAGCCTCAACCCGCAAGTGGCTGCACGGATCATTACTCCGCTGATCCAGTTTGCCAAGTTTGACGCCGGGCGTCAGGCCAAAATGAAGGCTTGCCTGCAGGAGTTGTTGGCTATGCCTGAGCTGTCACGGGATCTTTATGAGAAGGTCAGCCGCGCACTGGAAGACTGA
- the proQ gene encoding RNA chaperone ProQ, translated as MESTEKLTDTNAILAYLYETFPLCFIAEGETKPLKIGLFQDLAERLADDSKVSKTQLRVALRRYTNSWRYLKCIKEGAQRVDLDGNPCGELDPEHIEHAKATLKESQEKAKARRAAEPAKEGEAKKAKPARKPRPQGDKPRNERPRSDKKAARKPGKPAAPAVELVPAVLEELKPSQRVNVKLGMTPVAGVILDINKEDVHVQLDSGLSVKVRVEHILL; from the coding sequence ATGGAATCAACAGAAAAGTTGACCGACACCAACGCTATTCTGGCGTATTTGTATGAAACATTCCCTTTGTGCTTTATTGCCGAAGGAGAAACCAAACCACTGAAGATAGGACTGTTTCAGGATTTGGCTGAAAGGTTGGCTGATGATTCCAAAGTCAGTAAGACCCAACTTAGGGTCGCCCTGAGACGCTACACCAACAGTTGGCGCTATCTGAAGTGCATCAAGGAAGGCGCTCAGAGGGTGGATCTCGATGGTAACCCTTGCGGCGAACTGGACCCAGAGCATATTGAACATGCCAAGGCGACGCTGAAAGAGAGTCAGGAAAAAGCCAAGGCCCGCCGTGCTGCCGAGCCAGCCAAAGAAGGTGAAGCCAAAAAAGCCAAGCCTGCGCGTAAGCCTCGTCCTCAAGGGGACAAGCCCCGCAACGAGCGCCCACGCAGCGATAAAAAGGCGGCCCGTAAGCCTGGCAAGCCTGCCGCTCCAGCCGTGGAATTGGTACCAGCCGTATTGGAAGAGCTGAAACCTTCACAGCGAGTGAATGTCAAATTGGGTATGACACCGGTAGCCGGTGTGATCCTCGACATCAATAAAGAAGATGTTCACGTCCAACTGGATTCCGGTCTGTCAGTTAAGGTCCGCGTGGAACATATTCTGCTGTAA
- a CDS encoding GAF domain-containing protein — MKAQFYDTLNRQVQALFAGEDDVICAMANFSALLNDYLEDINWVGFYLLKGEQLVLGPFQGKLACTRIPMGKGVCGTAAAKAETQLVEDVHQFAGHIACDAASNSEIVIPVYQKGELIAVLDIDSPSLSRFDKEDQTGLETLVQSLEKCLFG, encoded by the coding sequence ATGAAAGCTCAGTTTTACGATACGCTCAACCGTCAGGTACAGGCACTGTTTGCCGGTGAAGACGATGTCATTTGTGCCATGGCCAATTTCTCAGCTTTGCTGAATGACTACCTTGAAGACATCAATTGGGTGGGCTTCTATCTGCTCAAGGGTGAGCAACTGGTGCTTGGGCCCTTTCAAGGGAAACTGGCCTGTACCCGAATTCCAATGGGTAAAGGTGTCTGTGGCACCGCGGCCGCCAAGGCCGAGACTCAGTTGGTTGAGGATGTACATCAGTTTGCCGGACATATCGCCTGTGATGCCGCCAGCAACTCGGAAATTGTGATCCCTGTTTACCAAAAGGGCGAACTGATTGCCGTGCTGGATATCGACAGTCCCAGCCTGTCGCGCTTCGATAAAGAGGATCAAACCGGGCTGGAGACCCTGGTGCAGAGTCTGGAAAAGTGCTTATTTGGTTAA
- a CDS encoding PqiB family protein: protein MTQIEKPKIVKKKLFSPIWLLPIVALALGAWLGLKSIKESGIEVRIHFPSASGMDVGKTLVRYQGLTVGKVVDISIDEELQGVNVDVLMDYRAEPFLRDETKFWLVTPKASITGVEGLDALFSGNYIGIQPGDGDSRYSYEAERSAPAVLPSNDGLVVELSADRLGSLDVGSPVFYRQVPVGSVVSYRLDNSDKLQLSAFIQEQYAYLVKKDSRFWNVSGIEINASLSGVKVSAESLAAILAGGINFDSPESSKNAVNGDSFTLYDNETEASGGASFILSAKNADGLNKGSPILYRGLPIGEIEEIVLADDGVALHARLDAPYSSLLTGTAQFWREGAELSLSGIKHPGRLLSGDAIAFLPGTGEAQTRYALAEQAPDLSKAKALKITLRADENPGISPDAELRYKKIAIGKVTSVALSRDFNSVEYQAEVLPEFAPLLTQGSDFIAEAALDFNASLDGVSLKSGDFTTLTKGSVSLRRGQSRKGADLSKPLPLFASSAEAGHYYQGMEQLNWQLYSDDGADLSPGAPVYYKKMQIGQVKQVSWQSQDDRFAIALAIDHTFAPLLKPNAVFWRNQAVSIDAGLSGVKLDVAPLAGAIKGSISLGFLEQGEPNNKQLYASESLARNQAVAIGLSFPASATIKPGAAIRYQGHQIGEVTRVTLSDDLNSQQLSAFLYGRYAEPFLKSDSRFSLVNAEISLKGIKAPETLLTGAYISALPGQAAEVSQQFNGQVHTAVAPEADALQLVLSKASLGSVNIGTGIFFRGIQIGDVTSYRLAPKGDEVWIQTQIAAPYRHLINQSSRFYDLSGIRVDLGLFSGAQIETGSLETILAGGIGVVTELDNQSSKPLENQSLMPLHDKPERDWLNWRPRLSQP from the coding sequence ATGACGCAAATCGAAAAGCCTAAAATAGTCAAAAAGAAGCTTTTTTCCCCCATCTGGCTGTTACCTATAGTGGCGTTGGCCTTGGGCGCTTGGCTGGGGCTGAAGAGCATCAAGGAATCCGGCATTGAGGTGCGGATCCACTTCCCCAGTGCCAGTGGTATGGATGTAGGCAAGACACTGGTGCGCTATCAGGGCCTGACCGTCGGCAAGGTGGTGGATATCTCCATCGATGAAGAGCTGCAGGGCGTTAACGTCGATGTATTGATGGACTACCGCGCCGAGCCTTTCCTCAGGGATGAAACCAAGTTCTGGCTGGTGACCCCCAAGGCATCCATCACAGGTGTCGAAGGTTTGGATGCCTTGTTCTCGGGAAACTATATAGGTATTCAACCCGGAGACGGCGATTCACGTTACAGCTACGAGGCCGAGCGCTCTGCCCCAGCCGTGCTGCCCAGTAATGATGGCTTAGTGGTTGAACTGAGCGCCGATCGCCTCGGCTCACTGGATGTGGGCTCTCCGGTATTCTATCGCCAGGTACCGGTTGGCAGTGTGGTCAGCTATCGACTCGACAACAGTGACAAGCTGCAGCTGAGTGCCTTTATTCAGGAGCAATATGCCTATCTGGTCAAGAAAGATTCCCGCTTTTGGAATGTCTCCGGCATAGAGATCAACGCCTCACTTTCCGGCGTTAAGGTCAGCGCAGAGAGCCTGGCGGCGATACTCGCCGGCGGCATCAACTTTGATTCCCCCGAAAGCTCAAAGAACGCAGTAAACGGCGATAGTTTCACCCTATATGACAATGAAACAGAAGCCAGTGGCGGCGCCAGCTTTATTCTGTCGGCAAAAAACGCCGATGGCCTCAACAAGGGCAGCCCCATTCTCTACCGCGGTTTGCCTATAGGGGAAATCGAAGAAATAGTGCTGGCCGATGACGGCGTGGCGCTGCATGCCCGCCTGGACGCCCCCTACTCGAGTCTTTTGACCGGCACGGCGCAGTTTTGGCGTGAAGGCGCCGAGCTGTCACTGTCCGGCATAAAACACCCGGGCCGATTGCTGAGCGGCGATGCCATCGCCTTTCTCCCGGGTACGGGCGAGGCCCAAACCCGTTACGCCTTGGCCGAGCAGGCGCCAGATCTCAGCAAGGCCAAGGCGTTAAAGATAACGCTTAGAGCCGATGAAAACCCCGGCATCAGCCCAGATGCCGAGCTGAGGTACAAGAAGATCGCCATAGGCAAGGTCACTTCGGTTGCCCTGAGCCGGGACTTTAACTCGGTCGAGTACCAGGCCGAGGTGTTGCCCGAGTTTGCCCCGCTGCTTACCCAAGGCAGTGACTTCATCGCCGAAGCCGCGCTGGACTTCAACGCCTCACTGGACGGCGTCAGCCTCAAGAGCGGCGATTTTACGACCCTCACCAAGGGCAGTGTCAGCTTAAGACGCGGCCAAAGCCGCAAGGGCGCCGATCTTTCCAAGCCGCTGCCGCTGTTTGCCTCAAGTGCCGAGGCCGGCCACTATTACCAAGGCATGGAGCAGCTCAACTGGCAGCTCTACAGCGATGATGGCGCCGACTTGAGCCCAGGCGCACCTGTCTACTACAAGAAGATGCAGATAGGACAGGTGAAACAGGTCAGCTGGCAGAGCCAGGATGACAGATTTGCCATTGCGCTCGCCATAGACCATACCTTTGCGCCCCTGCTCAAACCCAATGCCGTGTTTTGGCGCAACCAGGCGGTGTCAATCGATGCCGGGCTTTCGGGAGTCAAGCTGGATGTCGCGCCGCTGGCCGGTGCCATCAAGGGCAGTATCAGTTTGGGCTTTTTGGAGCAAGGCGAGCCCAACAATAAGCAGCTTTATGCTTCCGAGTCACTGGCGCGCAATCAAGCCGTTGCCATTGGGCTGAGTTTCCCGGCCAGTGCCACTATCAAACCAGGTGCCGCTATCCGCTATCAGGGTCATCAGATAGGTGAAGTCACCCGGGTAACCTTGAGTGACGATCTCAACAGCCAGCAACTCAGTGCCTTCCTCTATGGCCGCTATGCCGAGCCGTTTCTCAAAAGCGACAGTCGCTTCAGCCTGGTCAATGCCGAAATATCCCTTAAGGGCATAAAGGCACCGGAAACCCTGCTGACCGGCGCCTATATCAGCGCTCTTCCCGGCCAAGCCGCCGAAGTAAGCCAACAGTTCAATGGCCAAGTACACACGGCGGTTGCCCCAGAGGCCGATGCGCTGCAGCTGGTGTTGAGCAAGGCCAGCCTGGGCTCGGTCAACATAGGCACAGGGATCTTCTTTCGCGGCATTCAAATTGGCGATGTAACCAGCTATCGACTGGCGCCCAAGGGCGATGAAGTCTGGATCCAGACCCAGATTGCTGCGCCTTATCGGCATCTTATCAACCAGAGCAGCAGGTTCTACGACTTGTCCGGTATTCGGGTCGATTTGGGGCTTTTTTCCGGAGCCCAAATCGAAACCGGCTCATTGGAAACCATACTCGCCGGCGGCATAGGAGTGGTCACTGAGCTCGACAATCAAAGCAGCAAACCGCTTGAAAACCAGAGTCTGATGCCACTTCATGACAAACCCGAGCGCGACTGGCTCAACTGGCGCCCAAGACTCAGCCAGCCATAA
- a CDS encoding paraquat-inducible protein A, which yields MKAYTPSDNKPDCSIVLCRACDLAVSKRALPSGVRALCPRCHTALYDAPYCSINGMLALCISALLFYLPAMLLPVLEMHFLGSVRTTTAYQGALAVIDQGYWIVGIAVLVAAVIAPGVLNLSIFVQVLIIKTGLVQHHFWRGVLTWLLKKQGLLSQMTMLEIYVISFLVSAFQLSDFSDVYFGMGTFCFTMLFLVTLFLQREYNLEHMWSFLDES from the coding sequence TTGAAAGCTTATACTCCAAGCGACAACAAACCGGACTGCAGCATAGTGCTCTGCCGCGCCTGTGATTTGGCTGTGAGTAAACGCGCCTTGCCCTCCGGTGTCAGAGCGCTTTGTCCCAGATGCCATACAGCGCTTTATGATGCGCCCTATTGTTCTATCAATGGCATGCTGGCGTTATGTATCAGTGCCCTGCTGTTTTATCTGCCCGCCATGCTGCTGCCAGTATTGGAAATGCACTTTCTCGGCAGTGTCAGAACCACGACCGCATACCAAGGTGCCCTGGCGGTAATTGACCAAGGTTATTGGATAGTGGGAATTGCCGTATTGGTGGCGGCGGTAATAGCCCCAGGAGTACTCAATCTGTCGATTTTTGTTCAGGTACTGATCATCAAGACAGGTCTGGTGCAGCATCACTTCTGGCGAGGGGTTCTCACCTGGCTGCTCAAGAAGCAAGGCCTGCTGTCGCAAATGACCATGCTGGAAATTTATGTGATCAGTTTCCTGGTTTCCGCCTTTCAGTTGTCCGACTTCTCCGATGTTTACTTTGGCATGGGAACCTTTTGTTTTACCATGCTGTTTTTGGTGACTCTCTTCCTGCAGCGCGAATATAACCTGGAGCATATGTGGAGTTTTCTCGATGAAAGCTAG
- a CDS encoding YebG family protein, whose protein sequence is MAVITQYVVVREGVEKMTFTSKKEADAYDKMLDIADNLIPFIQASELELDDNTAEKLAFYLASHKDTLANLLKGAPVKAPAPAKSSKKKTEPEKA, encoded by the coding sequence ATGGCCGTTATAACTCAGTACGTTGTGGTCAGAGAAGGGGTTGAGAAGATGACATTTACATCTAAGAAGGAGGCAGACGCCTACGATAAGATGCTCGACATCGCGGATAACTTAATCCCCTTTATTCAAGCCAGTGAATTGGAACTGGATGATAATACAGCGGAAAAACTTGCTTTTTATTTAGCTTCTCATAAAGATACACTGGCGAATCTGCTCAAGGGCGCCCCGGTAAAAGCACCGGCCCCCGCCAAGAGCAGTAAGAAGAAGACAGAACCAGAAAAGGCATAA
- a CDS encoding DUF2835 domain-containing protein, which yields MEFYFRLNLSYQDFLPYYQGIAENVEVREKGGKILWINGRRLRPFLTADGIHGEFHLRLDRDGKFISLKQL from the coding sequence ATGGAATTTTACTTTCGCCTCAATCTGAGTTATCAGGACTTTTTACCTTACTATCAAGGTATTGCTGAAAATGTTGAGGTCAGGGAAAAGGGTGGCAAGATCCTCTGGATCAACGGCCGTCGTCTACGTCCTTTTCTGACCGCCGATGGTATTCACGGTGAATTCCATCTCAGATTGGACCGGGATGGAAAGTTCATTTCCCTGAAACAACTTTAG